From Armatimonadota bacterium:
CCTGCTCGGACATCACGATCTTCACAGGGATGCCGACCGCGGCGCCGACCATGCTCATCGCGATGCCGGTGTTGCCACTGCTGCACTCGACGATGACCGACCCTTCCTTCAATTCGCCCGTCTCGATCGCCCGGGTGATAATGAACCGCGCAATACGGTCCTTGATGCTGCCGCTCGGATTCAGAAACTCGCATTTGACGAGGATGCGGTGGCCGCGCTCGGGAAAATCGAGCGGAATCAGGGGCGTGTTGCCAATCAGGTCGAGTACAGACATTGTGCCGGGGGAATCCTTTCGCATTGATGCGCGCGAGCGCACCCTCATGGTAACGTTTCGGATCGAGTGCTGCCAATGATCGGCGCAACGACCCTCTGAGTGAGGCGCAGGGCACAATGGCGGACCCGGTCAGTTGGGGGCGACGTCGCGGGTCACCGGTGGGGAGACCAGTTGATTGCGGCGGCAGTCCTCGACAACGACCCTGGGTACCGAACGCATCGCCAGAATGACGAGAAGGGGTACGATCACGGCATCGTCCAAATGGCCGATCACGGGGATGAAGTCCGGGATAATATCGATGGGGCTGAGGAGATAGCCGATTGCCAAGGACAGAAGCGCGCGCGAATGCCACGGGGTACGCGGATCGCGCGCGATATCGCGGTAGAAGCTCAGTTCGCGCTTCAAGGAAGCCATCGCGGATTTGAGGCGGGATTTCATGGGGCAACCGATCGATTCAGAGGATCGAGTTCTCCAGGACCTTGGCCGTTTGCTCGACGCGGTATGCTTTGAGTTTGTCGCGGAGTTCGGGGTGCGAGATCGCCAGGATAGCCACGGCCATCAGTGCGGCATTCACGGCGCCCGGCCTGCCAAGCCCCATCGTGCCCACCGGAATCCCCGGAGGCATCTGCGCGATGCTGAGAAGCGAATCCAGACCTGCCAGCGCCTGCCCGGGCATCGGCACCCCCAGAACAGGCAAAGTGGTGTGAGCCGCCAGGACCCCGGGAAGCGCGGCCGCCATCCCGGCCCCGGCGATGATGACCTCGAAGCCTCGGCCTTCCGCTTCGCGCGCATACGATGCGCACTCATCCGGTGTGCGGTGGGCGGACATCACACGGCATTCGTGGGCGATCCCGAAGCCGTCCAATGTCTCGTGCGCGGCTCGCATCAATTCCCAATCGGATTTGCTTCCAACGATAACGGCGACAATCGGCTTTTCGGCGGCATGGCTATTGGACATTCTGAACTCCCTTTACACGGTTACGCACTATACTTTGTCACAGAACCCCTGTCAGTCAACTTTGAGACACGCCCTGACGTACCGTCTGTTATCCGGGAGAACGAATTGATCCGCACCCCATTCACTCGACCCATCGCCCGAACGGTCCTCCTCAGCGTGTGTCTCGCCGGAGGAGCCACGTCCGCAATGTCATCCAGTGAAATGAAGCCGCATTATCCGGTCGCCCGGAAGTCCGATCAGACGGATGTATATCCTGGCGCCAAGGTTTCCGACCCGTACCGGTGGCTCGAAGAGCCGGATTCCCCCGAAACGCGCGAGTGGATCGCCGCGGAGAACGATATCACGTCCGGTTACCTTCGCGGCATCCCCCAGCGGGATGCCTTCCGCAAGCGGGTCGAGGCTCTGTGGGACTACGAGAAGTACGGTGTCCCGTACCAGCGCGGCGGACGGTATTTTATTACCCGGAACGATGGCTTGCAGAATCAGGCCGTGTTGTACGTCATGGATGGTCTTCACGCCAAACCCCGGCTGCTGCTTGATCCAAACACCCTGTCCAAAGATGGAACGGTCGCCGTCGACTCCTACAGCGTGAGTGAGGACGGAAAACGCCTGGCGTACTCCCTTGCCGCCTCGGGGAGCGACTGGGTGGAGTGGAGGGTCCGGGATGTTGCGTCCGGCGAAGACCTTCCCGACCACCTCAAATGGAGCAAGTTCTCGGGCGCGGCGTGGGCGCACGATGGCTCCGGGTTCTACTACAATCGTTACGCGGAACCGGAAGCCGGCAAGCAGCTTGAGCAGGCCAACTACAACCAGATGGTGTATTTCCATCGGATCGGCGCAGGGCAGGCTGCCGACACCCTTGTCTACCAGCGGCCCGACCACAAGGAGTGGATGTTTGGCGCCGAGGTGACCGATGACGGGCGCTACCTTGTGTTGAGCGTTGCCAAGGACACCGGCGCGCGCAACGCGGTCTTCGTGAAGGACCTTCAGCGGCCGGACAACGGCTTCGCGGAAGTGCTGCCGGATTTCGACGCGCAGTATTCGCTGATCGGCAACGAGGGAACGCAATTCTGGTTTCAGACGAACGGCGGCGCTCCTCTTGGCAAGGT
This genomic window contains:
- a CDS encoding YkvA family protein, which gives rise to MKSRLKSAMASLKRELSFYRDIARDPRTPWHSRALLSLAIGYLLSPIDIIPDFIPVIGHLDDAVIVPLLVILAMRSVPRVVVEDCRRNQLVSPPVTRDVAPN
- the purE gene encoding 5-(carboxyamino)imidazole ribonucleotide mutase, whose translation is MSNSHAAEKPIVAVIVGSKSDWELMRAAHETLDGFGIAHECRVMSAHRTPDECASYAREAEGRGFEVIIAGAGMAAALPGVLAAHTTLPVLGVPMPGQALAGLDSLLSIAQMPPGIPVGTMGLGRPGAVNAALMAVAILAISHPELRDKLKAYRVEQTAKVLENSIL